A stretch of Enterobacter cloacae complex sp. ECNIH7 DNA encodes these proteins:
- the hfq gene encoding RNA chaperone Hfq encodes MAKGQSLQDPFLNALRRERVPVSIYLVNGIKLQGQIESFDQFVILLKNTVSQMVYKHAISTVVPSRPVSHHSNNAGGGTGSNYHHGSNAQGSSTPAQDSDETE; translated from the coding sequence ATGGCTAAGGGGCAATCTTTACAAGATCCGTTCCTGAACGCATTGCGTCGGGAACGTGTTCCAGTTTCTATTTATTTGGTGAATGGTATTAAGCTGCAAGGTCAGATTGAGTCTTTCGATCAGTTTGTGATTCTGTTGAAAAACACGGTCAGTCAGATGGTCTACAAGCACGCTATTTCTACTGTTGTTCCGTCCCGTCCGGTATCTCATCACAGCAATAACGCTGGCGGCGGCACTGGTAGTAACTACCATCATGGCAGCAACGCGCAGGGTTCTTCAACGCCGGCGCAGGACAGCGACGAAACCGAATAA